Proteins encoded by one window of Cylindrospermum stagnale PCC 7417:
- a CDS encoding PEP-CTERM sorting domain-containing protein (PEP-CTERM proteins occur, often in large numbers, in the proteomes of bacteria that also encode an exosortase, a predicted intramembrane cysteine proteinase. The presence of a PEP-CTERM domain at a protein's C-terminus predicts cleavage within the sorting domain, followed by covalent anchoring to some some component of the (usually Gram-negative) cell surface. Many PEP-CTERM proteins exhibit an unusual sequence composition that includes large numbers of potential glycosylation sites. Expression of one such protein has been shown restore the ability of a bacterium to form floc, a type of biofilm.), giving the protein MNKNIFIALTSSIVAVASIGASPLKSQAVTFDFQFDGTFDGTVTAPIVGAGTFSFDGDIADGTVALTSLANFDFSFNFVNGSSFTNTDIATPLANILVKVATIGSDRFVNFGGSGGGPRLGSIDFSNANFLTFQPNFGSLYGSTSSFGTYQGIEPADVTPTPVPEPGSILGLLGLSLGGLVAKNKKKLNPA; this is encoded by the coding sequence ATGAACAAAAACATCTTTATTGCCCTAACATCAAGCATAGTAGCCGTAGCCTCGATTGGCGCTTCACCTCTCAAATCACAAGCAGTAACCTTTGATTTTCAATTTGATGGGACATTTGATGGCACTGTGACTGCTCCCATTGTAGGAGCAGGAACCTTTAGCTTTGACGGAGATATTGCAGATGGAACAGTCGCACTTACGTCTTTAGCAAACTTTGACTTTTCCTTTAATTTCGTTAATGGAAGCAGCTTTACAAACACTGATATTGCAACGCCATTGGCTAATATTCTTGTAAAGGTCGCAACTATTGGTAGTGATCGTTTCGTCAACTTCGGCGGTTCGGGTGGTGGACCCCGCCTCGGGTCTATAGATTTTTCGAATGCTAACTTCTTAACTTTCCAACCCAACTTCGGATCACTGTATGGGTCAACATCTAGTTTTGGAACTTATCAGGGGATAGAACCCGCAGATGTTACCCCTACCCCTGTTCCCGAACCTGGTAGCATATTAGGTTTATTGGGTTTATCTTTGGGAGGGTTGGTTGCTAAGAATAAAAAAAAGCTGAACCCAGCTTAA